The following coding sequences are from one uncultured Desulfobacter sp. window:
- a CDS encoding uracil-DNA glycosylase: MKSYLQERTHAKYLLLAEALGYQGGHFTGIPMTSERIILGYKRDQGIDPDHVCRSPLHRTSNTKKHKDGFNEPTATIVWGKLISEGLDTRNFVLWNAFPWHPYKNSKGLLSNRTPTNQEMTAGAQVLDALLKAFDFKKIIALGNKADGSLRAMGIDTQKVRHPAMGGAERFREQFFNIVKG, translated from the coding sequence TTGAAATCTTATCTGCAGGAGCGGACCCATGCCAAATACCTGCTTCTTGCAGAGGCTTTGGGGTATCAAGGCGGGCATTTTACAGGTATCCCGATGACTTCCGAACGGATCATTCTCGGGTATAAGAGGGATCAGGGCATTGATCCTGATCACGTATGCCGTTCACCACTTCATAGAACAAGCAACACCAAGAAGCATAAAGACGGATTCAACGAACCCACTGCAACAATTGTCTGGGGGAAATTGATCAGTGAGGGGTTGGATACAAGAAATTTTGTGCTCTGGAATGCCTTTCCCTGGCATCCATACAAAAATTCAAAAGGTTTGCTGTCCAACCGGACCCCGACCAATCAAGAGATGACGGCGGGGGCACAGGTTCTTGATGCACTTTTAAAGGCGTTTGATTTCAAAAAAATTATCGCACTTGGGAACAAGGCCGACGGTTCCCTTCGCGCCATGGGCATAGATACCCAAAAAGTCAGACATCCTGCCATGGGCGGGGCAGAGCGTTTCCGG